The following nucleotide sequence is from Cicer arietinum cultivar CDC Frontier isolate Library 1 chromosome 2, Cicar.CDCFrontier_v2.0, whole genome shotgun sequence.
GTCCCTAAAGAATATAGAAATAATAAAGAAGTCCCTAAAATATACGATAATCCAAAGGAAGAGTCATCTTTCCCACTAGATCATTCCAGAGATATGCATACAATTTATGCCTCTTTATCTAATGAATGTTGAACCAATGACTATTCTTTTCTGAAACTTATGGTTCGTAATACCCGCTCAAATGCTAGAGGCGCAGGAAGAGGTGCCACTGAAGCAACTCAAGTAGGAGGAGCGTGTAGGGATGATTTAATTGGACAATGGGAGCACTCCCATAAGAGGGGAAGCACCTCTCTgtccaaacaatcacaagaaaatgcataACTCCCACTTATCGTCCCCCCACTCACCATATGTCATACTTAAAGGCACTCTCTGCCAGGTTAACATATTAACTAACTTTCATTCTTTCTGCCCTTATGCTTCCTACGTGTGTAAACTGTCCACACTTTGAACATTCTCATCTGAATGCAGCGTTCTATCAGAGTTATTTTCTAATGTCTTTTTTATTCTCATTGAACAAGTTTCCATGAAGGGCACTTTTGAGAAGGCCCTTATATTTTTGATGAGATTAGGAAGATTAATTGTATTTAACTAAAATTCTTAATAAGTgtgaagtaaattatttttgtttataatcaaAACCGGAGGGGGGAATAAGTAGGTGAGACAATGATACTTGGGAACTAATTGAGGGCTTATtcagaaacaaaacaaaatataaataagatagCACGAAGATCTGAATTAAGCATGTTTTGTGTTTCAAAAAACATACAATCAAAATGCTGCGCAGAGAGCATTTAGCTAAAAAACTGATTTAGCAAAACCCTAGATACATGTAAGTTGCTCTTTTATCTTTGATTATAGGAGTTGAGTTGGGTTAAATCATTGTTGTTAATGGAAGTAAACTAAAGGATACTTGTATTAGTATAATGAACTCAACTCAATAGTGCTCTAACTATCCAATACCCAGCCAAAAGAATTTAATAAAAcacaaacataaatatataacatcAACTATAAAATCTTATCACAATGATTAGACTACAAATACAAACTACTGCAAaccaaaacccaaaacacaaaATATGGAACAAAACAAGGGACAAGGAACTAACAAAAACAGAAATTCTTGTTCGTGAGTAAACCATGGGACAACTTATTGTCTCAAGTACAACACATCtaaaatacttaaattatttcaaaaacaaaaaataataatccaaaagggtgtaaaacaaaaataacagaaacaaaacaattaccacatgaaattcaaaaaactaaaaataaaaaaaataaaaaacttacttgaaattTGAGCAACCTGGTCAGGAGTAAGCTTAGCAGAGAAACCACTAGCAGCCGACTTGTAACTATACAACAAAGCCTCCTTTGCAGCCTCCTCACTgcaataataattaacaattgCATTAATAAATCATCAcgcataattaattatttactactgcaattattattaattaaggaGAGGATTATGTCACGTGACGTACCTGCCGAGAACCGCGGTGAGGGTTCGGATGTGGTAGGTCTCAGGCTCCTCTTCATGTGGCTGCTCGGTGTAGATGATGTGAACCGCGGGAgcggaagaagatgaagaaacgGAATCGAGTGCTGAATCCGACATGGAGATGATGATTAGAGGAAACAGTGCGAAAATAACGAGGAACGAGATTCGAGGTTGAATGGATTTCACTGAGGAAATGCTCATCTTTCAGTTTGTTTTCGGTTTTTACTCTCTTATAAAGAAACaataaaatagatatataaatatcattaaaaGACTCAGATTAATAATGGCACAAATACgtcttttaactttttatttttttagtgctttaattatatttgttatgtattattaattttttattttatataatggtTAGAAACTCGTTAAATATtgcaataatatatttttatattattttaaaaaaaatatcaattaaattttataaatatctatattttttaattttttatataatcatttagatatatgtataattttaaaaatatgataatatagGTGGTGATTTCATGTAGGAGTCGCTAAATCTCATGTTGATTATGAATAAGTTGAATGTTAGATATATAAGAGTGATTATTATATATCTATTGAGTTAAAGTTTTTTGGTCGAGATGTGGTGTAAGAGGTTCTCAAGCATTTGACCCGTTTCTCCCGCACCACCGAATAATGAATATCATCAACTTTCTCCCCTTCCAAATTAGCACGGATAATCAAGTCGTTACATCTTTAGATTAAATCTTAAcatttcatattaaaaatttgagaaaattgtcaaatttaGAGGATTGTTtgcataatttaatataacctaaaagttaatgatataaaataaaaataacttaaaaatagCAAAtcgaaaaaattaaaacttaaaaagacCTAAACGAAAATTAGTCTAAACTTAAACGAGTACAAACGTATTTTTGCCATAAATAGTAAAGTTAGATCAAAGGTAAGCAACTATTTCATGATAAGTTTTCATCATAGTCCATGAATCtattgaaaaatagaaaatgtaacctcaaatatatcttttgttaataatattatatattaatttaaccaACAAAAAATTGGATAAACTACCATTTTAATATCTGAAAGTATAGAACGCTattattttggtatttaactctagaaaaaaaaatccaaactaGTCTTTGAATCATCAAAATAGTCACCGAAATATACAATTTACAATCATAAAAGTATCTAAAAGATACAATTTACTGTCTAAATAGTTCATGATCATTCTAATGTCAGAGACTAAATTGACTCACATTTTGATGATTCGAGaactaatttgattttttttgctGAGTCAGTGACCAAAATGACGGCGTCTTATACTTTCAGAGACTAAAATGATAGTTTACTGAACAAAAAGCACATTTGATAACTAAACtaacaaactaaatatacatTTTGAGGATCAAATTGACTAACAAAAGACATATTTAAGAACTActtatgaaatataaacaaaaaacatatatgaaaaattgatgtatttggtcttaatttttaaccaaatacatcaatttttcaaataccatttttgGTTATATTTCATTCCGGAGCGagtatgttttaaataattttgatagaTTAATGACTATTATGACAATAATTCGTAAATTTAGGAATTAAAATGGTTGGTTAACCTTTAGATTAAATGTGGAGCCCCTATTATTTTGCATTCTAACCAccctgtaattttttttgtatgttatgtCCAACACATCCAAAATCTGAAACTACgttcataattattttacacACTTCTCTCTTAACCTAATTTTTCTCATCTTGTTATCTTATATCCTCTCTACACCACAACTCTAGTGACAATTGTTGAGAAAAATTAGAGgtaacaatcaaaataatacGGAAGATTTTTCTCTCACCTGTGTAGATAAATGGCTAGAAGAAAATATAGTTCCACATAGAAATAACAATTGAaggaaaattaaatatcaaacacACCTCAATTTTTAACGTAGAAAATTTTCTTCAAAGtgagagaataaaaatcacGATACCTAGTCCAATAAAATCTtcaactataataattaataggtATACTAGAGTCTTCCTAGTAACACTTGAGAACATCGATAACATAATAGCCATCGTCAAATAGTGGAAACCAaacaataataaacaattttccacaAAAGTGGATATTTCAAACTAACTTATAGAGAAAGTAAAACT
It contains:
- the LOC101512261 gene encoding subtilisin-like protease-like → MSISSVKSIQPRISFLVIFALFPLIIISMSDSALDSVSSSSSAPAVHIIYTEQPHEEEPETYHIRTLTAVLGSEEAAKEALLYSYKSAASGFSAKLTPDQVAQISKQPGVLQVVPSQKLQLHSGPNKLL